One Gossypium hirsutum isolate 1008001.06 chromosome A11, Gossypium_hirsutum_v2.1, whole genome shotgun sequence genomic window carries:
- the LOC121209718 gene encoding L-3-cyanoalanine synthase 1, mitochondrial, translated as MAALMSFLTKRCLTYNELMMTRRLVSTEPIIDSPSFAQRLGDLPTDLLDTKIKSEVYQLIGRTPLVFLNKVTEGCGAYIVVKQEMMMPTASIKDRD; from the exons ATGGCTGCTCTAATGAGCTTCCTTACGAAAAGATGTTTAACATACAACGAGCTGATGATGACAAGGAGGCTGGTGTCCACCGAACCCATCATTGATTCTCCTTCTTTTGCTCAAAGACTTGGAGATCTTCCTACAGATCTTCTTGATACTAAAATTAAGAGCGAAGTTTACCAG TTAATTGGAAGAACACCTCTTGTTTTTCTTAATAAAGTAACTGAAGGCTGTGGTGCATACATAGTTGTGAAGCAGGAGATGATGATGCCCACTGCTAGCATTAAAGACAGGGACTAG
- the LOC107923790 gene encoding ATP-dependent helicase BRM: MQSGGGGGGGPSRNPGVGPVGRTASTSSAASPSSSSSAVSAPQFGYDSVQQQQQQQQQQQQQQQQQQIASRQSLQQQLFRKPEGNEAILAYQARGLQGMMGGNNVPSSPGSMQPSQQSRKFFDLAQPHASAQDSQQRSQGVDQQMLNPVQQAYYQYAYQAAQHQKTLLAQQQAKMAMLGSASLKDQDTRIGNLKMQELISMQVAKQVQASSSKNTSEQLDCVEKQIEQGPESASEQRNELKAPAQATVGGKSMPGNVLRTMQAQAQQTVQNSGNNQLVMAAQLQAWARERNIDLSQPANANLMAQLIPLMQSRMAAQKKTNESNMAPVPVSKPQVSSPSVLSESSPCGNSSNDISAQSGPAKARPTVIPSPFCSTSSAGAVGDAKNIPMQQLAINGRDNQLPPRQTVVHGNGMPPMHPPQSSANINQSIDPSFPAKTSLGGTETLQMQNIKQLSRPSPQPAAPNNGGSVNNTPSQGGAPSKMAQQRFGFTKQQLHVLKAQILAFRRLKKGEGTLPQELLQAIIPPALEQQQLQFPPLGGNNQDRNGGKSIEDKGKHLESNEKVLQAGPSTDGQNVIKEEAYAGDEKATASTADMQGVSATAKDFSSALPAAKEEQKSSVFPAKSDQEVEPGLPKIPVRNDSSVERGKSVAPQVAASDGGQIKKPVEANSAPQKDLGPARKYHGPLFDFPFFTRKHDSYGSAMPNNNNNLTLAYDVKDLLFEEGMEVLSKKRSENLRKIGGLLAVNLERKRIRPDLVLRLQIEERKLRLVDLQARLRDEVDQQQQEIMAMPDRPYRKFVRLCERQRMELARQVQATQKALREKQLKSICQWRKKLLEAHWAIRDARTARNRGVAKYHERMLREFSKRKDDDRNKRMEALKNNDVERYREMLIEQQTNIPGDAAERYEVLSSFLTQTEEYLHKLGSKITAAKNQQEVEEAANAAAVAARLQGLSEEEVRAAAACAGEEVMIRNRFMEMNAPRDGSSVSKYYNLAHAVNERVIRQPSMLRAGTLRDYQLVGLQWMLSLYNNKLNGILADEMGLGKTVQVMSLIAYLMECKGNYGPHLIIVPNAVLVNWKSELHNWLPSVSCIYYVGGKDQRSKLFSQEVLAMKFNVLVTTYEFIMYDRSKLSKIDWKYIIIDEAQRMKDRESVLARDLDRYRCQRRLLLTGTPLQNDLKELWSLLNLLLPEVFDNRKAFHDWFSQPFQKEGPTHNAEDDWLETEKKVIIIHRLHQILEPFMLRRRVEDVEGSLPPKVSIVLKCRMSAFQSAIYDWIKSTGTLRADPEDEKIRVSKNPLYQARVYKTLNNRCMELRKTCNHPLLNYPYFNDLSKNFLVRSCGKLWILDRILIKLQRTGHRVLLFSTMTKLLDILEEYLQWRRLVYRRIDGTTSLEDRESAIVDFNGPDSECFIFLLSIRAAGRGLNLQSADTVVIYDPDPNPKNEEQAVARAHRIGQTREVKVIYMEAVVDKISSQQKEDELRNGGTVDFEDDFAGKDRYMGSIESLIRNNIQQYKIDMADEVINAGRFDQRTTHEERRMTLETLLHDEERYQETVHDVPSLHQVNRMIARSEEEVELFDQMDEELDWTDEMTCHEEVPKWLRASTKEVNATVATLSKKPSKNILFTAGVVGVSNEMESERKRGRPKGKKHPNYKEIDDDNGEYSEASSDERNGYSVHDEEGETGEFEDEEFSGAVGAPPLNKDQSEEDGPLGDNGNEYAQASEHIRNNRILEEGGSSGSSLDSRRPMQMVSPVSPQKFGSLSALDARPGSVAKKLHDELEEGEIALSGDSHMDHQLSESWIHDREEGEDEQVVQPKIKRKRSIRVRPRLTVERADEKSVIEVPHLLHGESSLLPSQLDQKYQSQLRIDTETKPTRERNAFRLDPNDSSSKTRRNLPPRKIANTTKLHASPKSGRVNMASPAENACEPTRESWDGKLVNTSGSSNFGVKMSDGIQRKCKNVISKLRRRIDKEGQQIIPLLTDLWKRIENSGYMGGSGSNHLDLRKIDQRVDRLEYSGVTELVFDVQLVLKSAMQFYGFSHEVRSEARKVHDLFFDLLKIVFPDNDFREARNALSFSSPVSTSTSGPSARQVAVSKRQKPINEVESDPDLTQKTLQRGFPHAGEETRVRVHMPQKESRLGKGSGIIKEHQQDDSPLTHPGELVICKKKRKEREKSIAKPRSGSVGPVSPPSIGHNMRSQGPGSVSKDASLTQQSSHQQGLPNQPGHPSKGCGGSVGWANPVKKLRTDAGKRRPSLL, from the exons ATGCAATCTGGTGGTGGTGGCGGAGGTGGGCCCAGCCGGAACCCTGGGGTGGGTCCGGTAGGGCGGACCGCGTCCACATCGTCTGCAGCTTCGCCCTCTTCCTCGTCATCGGCCGTTTCAGCCCCTCAGTTCGGATATGATTCGGTGCAGCAGCAacagcagcaacaacaacaacaacaacaacaacagcagcagcagcaaatAGCGTCTAGGCAG TCATTACAACAACAACTATTTAGAAAACCTGAAGGAAATGAAGCCATCCTAGCATATCAAGCCCGTGGTCTTCAAGGTATGATGGGTGGGAACAATGTTCCTTCATCTCCAGGCTCCATGCAACCGTCTCAACAGTCCAGGAAGTTTTTTGACCTGGCTCAACCGCATGCTTCTGCTCAGGACAGCCAGCAAAGGAGTCAAGGTGTGGATCAACAAATGTTGAACCCTGTTCAGCAAGCATATTATCAGTATGCTTACCAGGCTGCTCAGCATCAAAAGACACTTTTAGCACAGCAGCAGGCTAAGATGGCAATGTTGGGCTCTGCATCTCTTAAGGATCAGGACACGCGAATTGGAAACTTGAAAATGCAGGAACTTATTTCCATGCAAGTAGCTAAGCAGGTTCAGGCATCATCCTCTAAGAACACATCCGAGCAGCTTGATTGTGTTGAAAAGCAGATAGAGCAAGGACCAGAGTCAGCTTCTGAGCAAAGAAATGAACTCAAGGCACCTGCCCAGGCTACAGTTGGTGGAAAATCAATGCCTGGAAATGTTTTGAGGACAATGCAGGCACAAGCTCAGCAAACCGTTCAAAACTCAGGAAACAATCAACTCGTTATGGCTGCACAGTTGCAGGCATGGGCACGTGAGCGTAATATTGATCTGTCACAGCCTGCAAATGCCAACTTGATGGCACAGCTCATTCCACTCATGCAGTCAAGGATGGCTGCCCAGAAAAAGACAAATGAAAGCAATATGGCACCTGTGCCTGTGTCCAAGCCGCAAGTCTCTTCTCCATCAGTTCTAAGTGAGAGTTCTCCCTGTGGTAATTCATCTAATGATATATCTGCCCAGTCTGGTCCTGCAAAAGCCAGGCCGACAGTTATACCTAGCCCTTTTTGCTCAACTTCCAGTGCTGGGGCAGTTGGTGATGCTAAGAACATACCAATGCAGCAGTTAGCTATTAATGGCCGTGATAACCAATTGCCTCCCAGACAGACAGTAGTGCACGGGAATGGGATGCCTCCTATGCATCCTCCACAATCATCTGCAAATATTAACCAGAGCATTGATCCATCTTTTCCAGCAAAAACTTCATTAGGTGGCACAGAAACACTGCAAATGCAGAATATCAAACAGTTAAGTCGACCTTCTCCACAGCCTGCTGCTCCTAATAATGGGGGGTCAGTTAACAACACACCATCGCAAGGGGGAGCACCTAGCAAGATGGCACAGCAACGTTTTGGTTTCACTAAACAACAACTTCATGTTCTCAAAGCACAAATACTAGCATTTAGGCGCCTGAAG AAAGGAGAAGGTACACTTCCACAAGAACTTCTTCAAGCCATTATACCCCCAGCACTTGAGCAGCAGCAGCTGCAGTTTCCTCCGCTAGGTGGAAATAATCAGGACAGAAATGGTGGAAAGAGTATAGAAGATAAAGGGAAGCATTTGGAATCTAATGAAAAGGTTTTGCAGGCTGGGCCATCTACTGATGGACAGAATGTTATTAAAGAGGAAGCTTATGCAGGAGATGAAAAAGCAACTGCATCAACAGCTGATATGCAAGGTGTGTCAGCCACTGCCAAGGATTTTTCATCCGCGTTACCTGCCGCAAAAGAAGAGCAGAAAAGTTCTGTCTTTCCTGCCAAGTCTGACCAAGAAGTGGAACCTGGTCTTCCAAAAATTCCAGTTAGAAATGATTCTAGTGTGGAGAGAGGAAAGTCTGTCGCACCACAAGTTGCTGCATCTGATGGAGGGCAAATTAAGAAACCTGTGGAAGCAAACTCAGCGCCCCAGAAAGATCTTGGCCCTGCCAGAAAGTATCATGGACCACtatttgattttccctttttcacTAGGAAGCATGACTCTTACGGCTCAGCAATgcctaacaataataataatctaacACTGGCATATGATGTCAAAGATCTTCTCTTTGAGGAAGGGATGGAAGTCCTTAGCAAGAAACGATCAGAAAATTTAAGGAAGATTGGTGGCTTACTAGCAGTAAATTTGGAAAGGAAAAGGATTAGGCCAGATCTTGTTCTGCGACTgcagattgaagaaagaaagctTCGACTTGTAGATCTGCAGGCACGTTTAAGAGATGAAGTTGATCAGCAGCAACAAGAGATAATGGCGATGCCTGACAGACCATACAGAAAATTTGTCCGCCTGTGTGAACGTCAGCGTATGGAGTTGGCCAGACAAGTACAAGCCACTCAGAAGGCCTTGAGAGAGAAACAATTGAAATCCATCTGTCAGTGGCGTAAGAAGCTCTTGGAGGCTCACTGGGCCATCCGTGATGCAAGAACTGCTCGCAATAGGGGAGTTGCTAAGTACCATGAAAGAATGTTACGGGAGTTTTCAAAGAGAAAAGATGATGACAGGAACAAGAGGATGGAGGCCTTGAAGAATAATGATGTTGAAAGGTACAGAGAGATGTTGATTGAGCAGCAGACAAACATCCCTGGTGATGCTGCAGAGAGATATGAAGTTCTTTCATCATTCCTGACGCAGACTGAAGAGTATCTTCATAAACTGGGAAGTAAGATAACTGCAGCCAAGAATCAGCAAGAAGTGGAGGAGGCAGCAAATGCTGCTGCTGTTGCTGCACGGTTGCAG GGTCTATCAGAAGAAGAAGTTAGGGCTGCAGCAGCTTGTGCTGGAGAGGAAGTAATGATAAGAAATCGGTTTATGGAAATGAATGCACCCAGGGATGGTTCATCTGTTAGCAa GTACTATAATCTTGCTCATGCCGTGAATGAAAGAGTCATAAGGCAACCATCAATGCTACGAGCTGGAACATTACGAGATTATCAGCTT GTTGGTTTACAATGGATGCTTTCTttgtataataataaactaaatggTATCTTAGCTGATGAGATGGGCCTTGGAAAGACTGTTCAg GTTATGTCATTGATTGCTTATTTAATGGAATGCAAAGGAAACTATGGTCCACATCTTATAATTGTTCCAAATGCTGTTCTGGTAAATTGGAAG AGTGAGCTGCATAATTGGCTGCCGTCTGTGTCATGCATATATTATGTTGGAGGAAAAGATCAGcgttcaaaattattttctcaa GAGGTTCTGGCAATGAAATTTAATGTCCTCGTGACAACTTATGAATTCATCATGTATGATCGATCAAAACTTTCTAAAATCGATTGGAAGTACATTATAATTGATGAAGCACAGCGAATGAAAGATAGAGAATCTGTTTTAGCTCGTGATCTTGATAGATACCGCTGCCAGAGGCGGTTACTTCTTACTGGGACACCCTTACAG AATGACTTGAAAGAACTCTGGTCACTGTTAAATCTTCTCCTTCCTGAAGTGTTTGATAATCGCAAGGCATTTCATGATTGGTTTTCACAACCATTTCAAAAGGAAGGCCCTACGCATAATGCAGAGGATGATTGGCTTGAGACGGAGAAGAAGGTTATCATCATCCACCGACTTCATCAAATCCTGGAGCCTTTTATGCTTAGACGTCGTGTTGAAGATGTGGAAGGTTCCCTCCCTCCAAAG GTTTCAATAGTTTTAAAATGCAGAATGTCAGCTTTTCAGAGTGCCATTTATGATTGGATAAAGTCAACTGGAACACTTCGAGCTGATCCTGAAGATGAGAAGATCAGGGTTTCAAAAAATCCACTATACCAGGCAAGGGTGTACAAAACTTTAAATAACCGGTGTATGGAGCTTCGGAAGACTTGCAATCATCCTTTGCTTAATTACCCCTATTTCAATGACTTATCCAAAAATTTCCTTGTGAGGTCTTGTGGAAAATTGTGGATCCTAGACAGGATCCTAATAAAACTGCAAAGAACTGGGCATCGTGTATTACTCTTTAGTACGATGACAAAGCTTCTGGATATCTTGGAGGAATACTTGCAGTGGAGGAGGCTTGTCTACAGACGTATTGATGGAACAACTAGCTTGGAAGATCGTGAATCAGCTATTGTTGACTTCAATGGCCCTGACTCTGAATGCTTCATATTCTTACTAAGTATTCGTGCAGCTGGACGTGGTCTAAATCTTCAATCTGCTGACACTGTTGTTATATATGATCCTGATCCAAATCCTAAAAATGAGGAACAGGCAGTCGCTAGAGCCCACCGAATTGGACAAACAAGGGAAGTCAAAGTCATTTACATGGAAGCAGTTGTTGACAAAATCTCTAGTCAGCAGAAGGAGGATGAACTAAGGAATGGAGGTACAGTTGATTTTGAGGATGATTTTGCAGGTAAGGATAGATATATGGGATCTATTGAGAGCCTCATAAGGAATAACATTCAGCAGTATAAAATTGACATGGCTGATGAAGTAATCAATGCCGGACGTTTTGACCAGAGAACGACTCATGAAGAGAGACGTATGACTTTAGAAACATTATTGCATGATGAGGAGAGGTATCAAGAAACTGTCCATGATGTTCCTTCTTTGCACCAGGTAAATCGCATGATAGCAAGAAGTGAAGAAGAAGTTGAGTTGTTTGATCAAATGGATGAAGAACTGGATTGGACAGATGAGATGACTTGCCATGAAGAGGTACCTAAGTGGCTTCGAGCCAGTACAAAAGAAGTGAATGCTACTGTGGCTACTTTATCAAAAAAGCCGTCCAAGAACATTTTATTTACTGCTGGTGTTGTTGGTGTCTCAAATGAAATGGAGTCAGAGAGAAAAAGGGGGCGACCCAAGGGGAAAAAGCATCCAAACTATAAGGAAATAGATGATGACAATGGGGAATACTCTGAAGCAAGTTCTGATGAGAGAAATGGTTATTCTGTACATGATGAAGAGGGAGAAACtggagaatttgaagatgaagaattTAGTGGTGCTGTTGGTGCACCCCCTCTAAATAAGGACCAGTCTGAAGAAGATGGCCCACTAGGTGATAATGGAAATGAGTATGCCCAGGCTTCAGAACACATTAGAAACAATCGCATACTTGAAGAAGGTGGTTCTTCAGGATCATCATTGGACAGTCGAAGGCCAATGCAGATGGTGTCTCCTGTTTCTCCTCAGAAATTTGGATCTCTCTCCGCGTTAGATGCTAGACCAGGTTCTGTTGCGAAAAAACTG CATGATGAACTTGAGGAAGGTGAAATTGCTTTATCTGGAGATTCTCACATGGACCACCAGCTATCTGAAAGTTGGATTCATGATCGTGAAGAAGGTGAAGATGAACAAGTTGTCCAACCCAAGATAAAACGAAAGCGTAGTATTCGGGTTCGACCCCGTCTTACCGTGGAAAGGGCAGATGAGAAATCTGTCATTGAAGTGCCTCATCTCCTACATGGAGAATCATCTTTGTTGCCTTCACAGCTGGACCAAAAGTACCAATCACAACTAAGGATTGATACTGAGACAAAACCAACTCGTGAGCGGAATGCTTTCAGGCTTGATCCAAATGATTCATCTTCTAAAACGAGGAGGAACTTGCCTCCAAGAAAAATAGCTAATACAACTAAGTTGCATGCGTCACCGAAATCTGGTAGAGTGAACATGGCCTCTCCTGCAGAAAATGCTTGTGAACCCACCAGAGAAAGTTGGGACGGTAAACTGGTTAATACAAGTGGATCGTCAAATTTTGGTGTGAAGATGTCTGATGGCATCCAAAGAAAG TGCAAAAATGTGATTAGCAAGCTTCGGAGGAGAATAGATAAGGAGGGCCAACAGATTATACCACTTTTAACAGATTTGTGGAAGAGGATTGAAAATTCAGGCTACATGGGTGGAAGTGGAAGTAATCATTTGGATTTGCGGAAGATTGATCAGCGTGTTGACAGATTAGAGTACAGTGGAGTTACAGAGCTTGTTTTTGATGTGCAGTTAGTATTAAAAAGTGCAATGCAATTTTATGGGTTTTCACATGAG GTCAGATCTGAAGCCAGGAAAGTACATGATCTGTTTTTTGACTTGTTGAAGATTGTATTTCCAGATAACGATTTCCGCGAAGCTAGAAATGCTCTTTCTTTCTCTAGCCCAGTATCTACCTCGACCTCTGGTCCTTCTGCAAGACAGGTAGCAGTTAGCAAGAGGCAGAAGCCAATAAATGAGGTGGAATCTGATCCAGACCTAACTCAAAAGACATTGCAACGTGGATTCCCTCATGCTGGTGAGGAAACAAGGGTTAGAGTGCACATGCCCCAAAAGGAATCGAGACTTGGGAAAGGAAGTGGTATTATCAAGGAACATCAGCAGGATGATTCTCCTCTAACTCATCCAGGGGAGCTGGTTATTTGCaagaaaaagaggaaagaaaGGGAAAAGTCTATAGCAAAGCCTAGGAGTGGATCAGTTGGCCCTGTTTCTCCCCCGAGTATAGGCCACAACATGAGGAGTCAGGGTCCAGGATCAGTCTCCAAGGATGCAAGTCTTACCCAACAGAGTAGCCATCAGCAAGGTTTGCCCAATCAGCCTGGTCATCCCTCAAAAGGTTGTGGTGGGAGTGTTGGTTGGGCCAATCCCGTGAAGAAATTGAGAACAGACGCAGGTAAAAGGAGACCAAGCCTTCTATGA